A single region of the Oreochromis niloticus isolate F11D_XX linkage group LG19, O_niloticus_UMD_NMBU, whole genome shotgun sequence genome encodes:
- the plekhh1 gene encoding pleckstrin homology domain-containing family H member 1 codes for MADVLESSGAGAAGAASVDWQKRCITLEMQLLRFRLQAGKIRELLAEKMQELEQRVTEADQRAEHAEKQIHVMEEKLKSANIQTNESESSLYRKYQELTNQVQEKDAVIKRLEMQLEKQILVRAQEAKVIEEKAAKIKDWVTFKLREMEQENQQLKMANLKQTEQIMLLQDKLQTLLEKPTSSASPATSPVMDTHLVPNSPLFPPSCPGTPPAQDDSWRQTGSRGASSNIKTPPADVKRTPEQVSKGICLGDLTSDVLSQSRSREGPNTSVSISAPELTEGQAGSSDRDNSSDELNSKFRSQCLHSSSSSSSSSSAYEMAHGSSSPESSFIIAPNSVLLSRSPSTSNPFPKPHQPLGNQSGTSMTLPKVRTPLTPRDSIQLVKKHYSQPQPSLDKLHHLNVNIDIMTPSSTSSTLKSAGTTSSPFSQVVEETDIDDGLPDSMDGVVEGPASDELSRDGVSFVGLAEELDRLDPEVLKPPTPPLHRFPSWESRIYAVAKSGMRVSEASLGGRSPGRGSNLPQYPAAGPFTQLIYKNISVPVYTTLKGKATQISSVPLPDDDSGSEDDSSSLASVRTSILSPDRKGSVPGSPRAVKRGVSMSSISSESDYAIPPDAYSLDSDYSEPEHKVQRTSSYSCESTGPEMLEKSGYLLKMGSQVKAWKRRWFILRNGEILYYKSPSDVIRKPQGQIELNSSCCIVRGEGAQTFQLITEKKTFYLTADSPNILEEWIRVLQNILKVQASSPLTVETTAKPSVRGWLTKVKHGHSKLVWCSLVGKVFYYYRNQEDKLPLGQLQMREASVQEVDRSCDSDEDYEAGSRGFLSSHYTLVVQPRDQSPTYLLIGTKQEKDTWLYHLTVAAGSNAAFKVGTEYEQLIGKLLDADGEPESVLWKSEALSFCKEGLRSPLTTLPSEALQTEALKLFKSCQLFINVLVESPSIDYHTSLAQNALQVCLNHPELQNEIYCQLIKQTNCRTPHNYSLTQCWQLLSLCVALFLPQQHFLWYLRQYLQRNANPRSEVGKYAVYCQRSLERTLQNGEREAKPSRMEIVSILLRNPYHHSLPFSIPVHFMNNTYQVVGFDGSTTVEEFLNTLNQRISMRKPQLTGFALFTDDPSGKDLEHCLQPSAKICDVISKWEQALKELHPGKNEGTRIVRLTYKNRLYFRSQVKGEMERERLLLAYQVNDEVQQGHFPVNKELALEVAALLAQVEHGDLDRPGASSPSGSSQPKSQIILLQALERFYPKRYKQDCSSEQLKDLTERLATKWSMLRGCSASECVRIYLTVARKWPLFGAKLFSAKPVPPSPIEQSQVWLAVNEDGLCVLDYTMHTLVTYSYQSVITFGGCRDDFMVVTSQQREAGAGKKSVEKLVFAMPKPKILELTLLMASYINHWNPSLPSASHQPLSHWDADSRHFPTMNYTTKGPTLL; via the exons ATGCAGGAGCTGGAGCAGAGAGTGACCGAGGCTGACCAGCGGGCTGAACATGCTGAAAAACAG ATCCATGTCATGGAAGAGAAACTGAAGTCTGCAAACATACAAACCAATGAATCCGAGAGCTCGCTGTACAGAAAGTATCAAGAGCTGACCAATCAGGTTCAAGAGAAAGATGCTGTAATAAAGAGATTAGAGATGCAGCTGGAAAAACAG ATCTTAGTCAGAGCCCAGGAGGCAAAAGTCATTGAGGAGAAGGCTGCCAAGATTAAAGACTGGGTCACCTTTAAGCTAAGAGAG ATGGAGCAAGAAAACCAGCAGCTGAAAATGGCGAACCTGAAGCAGACAGAACAGATAATGTTGCTGCAAGACAAACTGCAAA CCCTCTTAGAGAAACCTACATCCTCTGCATCCCCGGCCACTTCCCCGGTAATGGATACACACCTGGTGCCCAACAGCCCCCTGTTTCCTCCCAGCTGCCCTGGCACACCACCTGCCCAAGATGACAGCTGGAGACAGACAGGTTCCCGTGGGGCCAGCTCAAACATCAAGACCCCACCAGCAG ATGTGAAAAGGACTCCTGAACAAGTCAGTAAAGGGATTTGCCTCGGAGACCTCACTTCTGATGTTCTCTCTCAGAGTCGGAGCAGGGAGGGCCCCAACACTTCTGTTTCCATCAGTGCACCAGAGCTTACAGAGGGCCAGGCAGGGTCCTCTGACAGAGACAACTCATCTGATGAGCTCAATAGCAAGTTTCGCTCTCAGTGCCTTCATTCgtcttcatcctcttcatcttcatcctcgGCCTACGAGATGGCACATGGATCAAGTTCTCCAGAGTCGTCTTTTATAATAGCACCCAACAGTGTGCTGCTGTCTCGTTCCCCCTCCACCAGCAATCCCTTTCCCAAACCTCACCAACCTCTGGGTAACCAGTCAGGCACCAGCATGACGCTACCTAAGGTACGGactcccctcacccccagagACAGCATCCAGCTGGTCAAGAAGCACTACAGCCAGCCTCAGCCCAGCCTGGACAAACTCCACCACCTCAATGTTAACATAGACATTATGACACCTTCTTCCACATCCTCCACTCTTAAGAGCGCAGGCACCACTTCTTCACCTTTCTCTCAGGTTGTGGAAGAGACAGACATTGATGATGGGCTCCCAGACAGCATGGATGGAGTAGTGGAGGGCCCAGCGTCAGATGAGCTGTCCCGGGATGGGGTTTCATTTGTGGGGCTTGCAGAAGAGTTAGACCGATTAGATCCGGAAGTTCTCAAACCGCCAACACCGCCTTTACATCGATTCCCTTCGTGG GAGAGTCGGATCTATGCTGTGGCTAAGTCAGGAATGAGAGTGTCAGAGGCCAGTCTTGGAGGCAGGAGCCCTGGACGAG GATCCAACTTACCCCAGTATCCAGCAGCAGGCCCGTTCACCCAGCTGATCTATAAGAATATCAGCGTACCAGTATACACCACACTGAAAGGG AAAGCCACTCAGATCAGCAGTGTGCCTCTGCCAGATGATGACTCTGGGTCGGAGGACGATAGCAGCTCTCTGGCCAGCGTGCGGACCTCCATTCTGAGCCCTGATAGGAAAGGAAGCGTCCCTGGCAGCCCGAGAGCTGTCAAGAGAG GTGTGTCCATGTCCTCCATCAGTTCAGAGAGTGATTATGCCATTCCTCCTGATGCCTACTCCCTAGACAGTGACTACTCTGAACCAGAGCATAAAGTCCAGCGGACCTCATCCTACTCTTGTGAGAGCACTGGGCCT GAGATGCTGGAGAAGTCTGGATATCTGCTGAAGATGGGCAGTCAGGTGAAAGCCTGGAAGCGCCGCTGGTTCATCCTGAGGAATGGAGAGATCCTGTACTACAAATCTCCT agtgATGTGATCAGGAAACCTCAGGGTCAGATTGAGCTAAACTCTTCCTGCTGCATAGTACGTGGAGAAGGAGCGCAGACATTTCAA CTGATTACAGAGAAGAAGACCTTCTATCTGACCGCGGATTCACccaacatcctggaggagtgGATCAGGGTTCTGCAGAATATACTCAAAGTCCAGGCCAGTAGCCCGCTTACCGTGGAGACGACTGCAAAGCCCTCTGTGAGAGGTTGGCTTACGAAG GTCAAACATGGCCACTCAAAACTAGTGTGGTGTTCTTTGGTTGGAAAAGTTTTCTACTACTATCGCAACCAGGAGGACAAG cttCCTCTGGGTCAGCTGCAAATGCGGGAGGCATCAGTTCAGGAAGTAGATCGCTCCTGCGATTCAGACGAGGACTATGAGGCAGGCTCTCGAGGTTTTCTCTCCTCGCACTACACCTTAGTGGTCCAACCGAGAGACCAGAGTCCTACATATCTGCTCATTGGAACCAAACAGGAGAAG GATACATGGTTGTATCACCTGACTGTAGCAGCTGGTAGCAATGCAGCCTTCAAAGTAGGCACAGAGTATGAGCAGCTCATTGGTAAACTGCTTGATGCAGACGGAGAGCCAG AGTCTGTGTTGTGGAAGAGCGAGGCCTTGAGCTTCTGTAAGGAGGGTCTGCGCTCGCCTCTCACCACGCTGCCCTCTGAAGCTCTGCAGACAGAGGCTCTCAAGCTTTTCAAG TCCTGTCAGCTCTTCATCAATGTGCTGGTTGAGTCTCCATCTATTGATTACCACACCTCGCTGGCCCAGAATGCTTTGCAAGTGTGCCTGAACCACCCGGAGCTGCAGAATGAAATTTACTGTCAGCTCATCAAACAGACAAACTGTCGGACGCCACACAACTACTCTCTCACACAG TGCTGgcagctgttgtctttgtgtgtggCTCTGTTCCTCCCTCAGCAACATTTTCTGTGGTACCTGAGACAGTATCTGCAACGCAATGCTAACCCAAG GAGTGAGGTGGGGAAATATGCAGTGTATTGTCAGAGATCTTTGGAGCGAACTCTGCAGAATGGAGAGCGGGAGGCCAAACCTTCACGTATGGAGATAGTTTCCATCCTGCTGCGGAACCCCTACCACCATTCACTACCTTTCAGCATCCCAGTTCATTTCATGAACAACACCTACCAG GTAGTGGGATTCGATGGGTCCACTACAGTGGAGGAGTTCCTCAACACGCTGAACCAGAGGATTAGCATGAGGAAACCACAGCTGACTGGATTCGCCCTCTTCACTGATGATCCATCTGGCAAAGACCTGGAGCACTGCCTGCAGCCATCTGCCAAG ATCTGTGATGTTATTTCCAAATGGGAACAGGCTCTAAAGGAGCTGCATCCTGGGAAAAATGAAGGGACACGGATTGTCCGACTAACATACAAGAACAG GCTGTATTTCAGATCTCAGGTAAAGGGAGAAATGGAGCGAGAGCGCCTCCTGCTGGCATACCAGGTGAATGACGAAGTTCAGCAAGGCCATTTTCCTGTGAACAAAGAGCTGGCTCTTGAAGTGGCTGCCCTCTTGGCCCAG GTTGAACATGGTGATTTGGACAGACCAGGTGCCTCCTCTCCCTCTGGCTCTTCTCAGCCTAAATCTCAAATAATTCTCCTTCAAGCCTTAGAACGCTTCTACCCCAAACGCTACAAACAGGACTGCAGCTCAGAGCAGCTCAA AGACCTTACCGAGCGTCTCGCCACTAAGTGGTCAATGCTGCGTGGGTGCAGTGCATCCGAGTGTGTAAGAATATACCTAACTGTGGCTCGGAAATGGCCTTTGTTTGGAGCCAAGCTCTTCAGTGCCAag CCTGTACCCCCCTCTCCTATTGAGCAGAGCCAGGTGTGGCTGGCAGTCAATGAGGATGGATTGTGTGTGCTGGACTACACAATG CACACTCTGGTCACATACTCCTACCAGTCTGTGATTACCTTTGGTGGTTGTCGTGATGATTTCATGGTGGTCACGAGCCAACAGAGGGAGGCTGGAGCCGGCAAGAAGAGCGTGGAGAAGCTGGTCTTTGCAATGCCTAAACCTAAG ATACTGGAGCTGACTCTGCTCATGGCCAGCTACATTAACCACTGGAACCCCAGCCTCCCGTCTGCCTCTCACCAGCCCCTCAGCCACTGGGATGCAGACAGCAGGCACTTCCCAACCATGAACTACACCACCAAGGGCCCCACGCTACTGTGA